The sequence CTTTCACACAGAGAGGATATTAGCAGGGAAGCCCCGCGTGTCCACACCCTGCCTGACCTCCCCAGGTGCAGCAGTGTGACAGTATGACTTCAGGGGGTGGAATGTGGGGGAGTCCGCTAACCTCATCCTGTCATCCAGGTGCCAGGGGAGGGTTTCATGCTGTTTCTTGCTGCTTggcaggaggggctgcagggacGCTGGGCCCAGCGAGCCTGGCACCACATGGCAGATcagccctcccctctctcctggggAAGGTCTGGCTAAAGGCTGCCCCACATATATTTGCTGGAGAAGGTCAGGGACCTGCAGGTTTGAGGCCACCAAAGAGACACAGCCGGCTCGGGTAGATGGAAACATTTGTGTACAGTGCTCATAGCTTTGTCTCCAAGTTCATTTGCAcagtttccccagcccctggagggtgtgacagataagaaaactgagtaaattgcttatctgaaatttttctttttaatgtgtagTTCATATTCCATCTCCCCAGAAAACACATGTGACAGAGGACAGATAAATATTGAACAAGTCCAAAGCAACTAaaaatagccacaaaaaaaaaaaagaaagaaaatagatcaaTAGTTCACAGAGCAAGGAGGTACAGACTCAGCAGACAGAGGGCCCACAGCTCTGTCCCTTCCCGCCTGAGCAGGGTCAgacagccccagcctggcccaagGCAGCAGGGTGACTGGTCCTCAAACGAGTCTTTGCAGTTCCCTGAGGCCACCCCTACCTCCCTGAGGAAGgaaatcctccctccccctgttCCCCACCTTCACCCCCTTGCTTGCCAGGCATCTCCAGAAACTGGGGTTCTCCAGGCTGCAGGGGACCTAGGGCTGGCCAGGCTGTCCTAGGCCTCGAGACATCTGGACTTGCCTGGTGCAGGGCAGCTGGGCAGTGCTCTGCTTCTCACCCCCAGGTAAGACCCTGACCTTGCAGCACGGCCCCCAGGTGGAGGCAGTGGataggggtgggggcagtggggaccAGGCCAGCAGGTCCAGGCACTTGGCACACTGTGGGCTGAGTGGTGCAGGCTCTGTCTTGGCCCTCAACATAGGGAACTCTCCCAGTGCCACCACAGGACTTGTGAGTAGGAGCCAGCAGGGTGTCCTGGGTATGCCCAGATGACAAGTCCCCGAGGACTCCATGGTTTCTCTTGGGCCTCACAGAACATGGGCTTTCGGGGGGTGGAGGGCAAGAGGTTGACTTGGGAATGCCCAGGGCCTTGTTCTGAAACCACCTGGGGGTCTGGGACCCCCCATACTCCCCACACCCTTACCGCTGCTCTCCCCACCTGTGACCAGTAGCCGTAGCTACTCAGCGTATGGGCTAATAACATGCATTTACTCAGTAGAATGGCCTGGGGGGCAGGTCCCAGCAATCACCCCATTTTACCCATGAGAAACCCGAGGAACAGAcattaagaaacttgctcaaagTGAAAAGCCAGTAAGGGGCAGAGAAATGTGCAATAATGTCCCCTCATGTGAGATAGGCTGTCACCACTGTGCACAGTGCGGGGGTCTCACTATGAATTGCCCGAGTAGGCAGCCCTGCAGAAGTGTGTTTCCCTTCCAGAGACCCACCAGGGACAGTGTCCACcagcggggagggcaggggaggagacgAGGACCCGGCATGCTCTTTACaggaggctttattggggtgggGTCAGAGTTCATGGATCACGGGGAGTAGAGAGTAGAGAGTTCTGAGGACACTGCTTGGGCGGGGGGAGGCCACGGCCTGGCCAGGCTGCCCAGAAGTCTGGCTCCTCAGGTTGGAGCTCTGGTGCCCGTCCTGTGGTGGCTGTGCCAGAGAGTGCCCAGGCGCCCTGGCCTCACAGAGCCTCCCTCTGGGCGCCGCCCTGGCCTTGCCACTGTCCACCTGTCTGTGCAGACCCCAGAGGCCAGGCCTCCTCGGCAGCTCCCTCCGACTTGACAGCTTTTCCTGGGACTCTCCAAAGAGCCAGTCCAGGGGATCAGCAGTGTTGGCTTCTGGCAGTGTGGGCTGCTGGCCGCTGCAGCGGGCAGTGATGTCCTGtagggatggggcaggggagcTCTTCTCGCAGGCCTGGGCCAGCTGGTCGGGTGGCCGGGGCCGGCCCAGGGCTGTGGCCTCGTCCAGTACGGAGGTGGGCTGCGCGAGCTGACAGATGGACCTCACATAGTCGTCCAGGCTGGGCGAGGCTGGGGGTTCCTGCCCTAGCCCCCCAGGCAGTATCTCCTCCGTGCTCTCCCGAATTGTGGGCAGATGGGCCACAGAAAGCAGAAGCCGGGACCTCATCACTACTGGCGAGAGGATGCGTCAGCCTGTTGGTTAACAGAGGACAGGTGGTGAGAGCCTGCCGTGCCAGCCTGACACCCCCTGTGGTGTCACCTCCCTCATCTGGGGCTGCCTGTAGGAACTAGGTGCTCTGCGAGCAGTTTGACGTCTACTGAGCCGAGACCAGGGCTCGGACTCCTGGGTTCTTCCTTCCCGCTGACATTAAAAACTCACGGGCTTAAGACTTTATTATTATGTTGTTTCAGAGTTTGCACAAATAAGAGAACCCAACCTAACAAACGCAGGGTCAGAGGATGCCTGGGTTGAAAAACAGGATCTGCCATGTACTGACCGTGGGACATTTGGCGAGGCCCCGTCTCCAAGCCCCCGTGTACCCGCCCATAGCACGGGGTGGCAAACACCGCCTGACGGAGATGCTGTGGGAGCACATGAAATAGCACCTCAGCCCCTTTGTAAACACAAAGCCCTCTGAGACCCTGTCGCCCGCTCTCTTGCCTGTGGTGGG comes from Eulemur rufifrons isolate Redbay chromosome 28, OSU_ERuf_1, whole genome shotgun sequence and encodes:
- the DEPP1 gene encoding protein DEPP1, giving the protein MRSRLLLSVAHLPTIRESTEEILPGGLGQEPPASPSLDDYVRSICQLAQPTSVLDEATALGRPRPPDQLAQACEKSSPAPSLQDITARCSGQQPTLPEANTADPLDWLFGESQEKLSSRRELPRRPGLWGLHRQVDSGKARAAPRGRLCEARAPGHSLAQPPQDGHQSSNLRSQTSGQPGQAVASPRPSSVLRTLYSLLPVIHEL